A part of Acetomicrobium sp. S15 = DSM 107314 genomic DNA contains:
- a CDS encoding GNAT family protein, with protein sequence MKVGFEVEGRLKEVVYRNGRYFDLVWMGLTKKG encoded by the coding sequence ATGAAGGTTGGATTTGAAGTCGAAGGCAGGCTCAAGGAAGTCGTATACAGGAACGGGCGATACTTCGATCTCGTTTGGATGGGGTTGACCAAAAAAGGGTAA